A segment of the Longimicrobiaceae bacterium genome:
CCGGCGAGGAGACGCAGCGCGAGATCCGCGAGACGGCGCGCCGCCTGCGCACGGCCGCCGGCGAGCGCGTGGACGAAGCCCGCGACAGCGTGACCGCCGCGGTGGACCGCACGCGCGGCGCCGTGAACGAACGCATCGGCACCGTGCGCGACGCGGTGGAGACGCGCGCCGAGCAGGCGCGCCAGGCCATCGCCGCCGGCCGCGACGCGGCCCGGCAGGCGCGCACCGAGCTGGAGCAGCGCGTGGAGGAGGCCAAGGGCGCCTACCGGGCGGGGTTGGCCGCCGCACGCTCGCCCCAGCCGGCGGGCGGCACCGTGGTGGCCGACGTGGTGATCACCGAGGTGGTGGTCGAGGCCGACCCC
Coding sequences within it:
- a CDS encoding YtxH domain-containing protein — protein: MADYEDLPYVVIERRGGGTGAFVWGALLGAGVALLLAPRSGEETQREIRETARRLRTAAGERVDEARDSVTAAVDRTRGAVNERIGTVRDAVETRAEQARQAIAAGRDAARQARTELEQRVEEAKGAYRAGLAAARSPQPAGGTVVADVVITEVVVEADPADL